A region of Drosophila mauritiana strain mau12 chromosome 3L, ASM438214v1, whole genome shotgun sequence DNA encodes the following proteins:
- the LOC117140375 gene encoding uncharacterized protein LOC117140375: MGSNNNEDQNVAVSGWTQSSSPEFTEEGRLYTKLDSQGRMISRTMTPYECQLEGEVEQLQEALFKISSHYAKVQFGLRQISLASGSERDNLLKDLERLTAKGLDATGAMRDGKFSMPAKLRVKQDKILCQLRGSLGDLVGATGVCLHANHSQATKRSLKISTDSSNKTPHSKGVGPGCGISRRCISHATEDSKPATGYMKRCGDLSTESRIHLYHAKSATYSKICGNSKRMEDGKTRTNNNYLELL, encoded by the coding sequence ATGGGCAGTAATAATAATGAAGACCAAAATGTCGCTGTATCCGGATGGACACAATCCAGTTCGCCGGAATTCACTGAAGAGGGGCGACTTTACACCAAACTTGACTCGCAAGGCCGGATGATAAGCAGGACTATGACGCCATATGAGTGTCAGCTCGAGGGCGAAGTGGAGCAGTTGCAAGAGGCGCTTTTTAAAATCTCGTCCCATTACGCCAAAGTTCAGTTCGGACTGCGGCAAATATCCTTGGCTTCAGGTTCCGAGCGGGACAATCTGTTGAAAGATTTGGAGCGATTAACAGCAAAAGGACTAGATGCGACTGGTGCCATGCGGGACGGAAAGTTCTCCATGCCAGCCAAACTGCGTGTGAAGCAAGACAAGATTCTCTGCCAACTGCGTGGAAGTCTCGGAGACTTAGTCGGAGCAACTGGAGTCTGCCTTCACGCAAATCAttcccaggccacaaaaagaTCTCTAAAGATTTCTACAGATTCTTCCAATAAGACTCCACACAGCAAAGGCGTCGGCCCGGGATGTGGCATAAGCCGAAGATGTATTAGCCATGCGACGGAAGACAGCAAACCTGCCACTGGATACATGAAACGCTGTGGTGATTTAAGTACAGAAAGCAGGATACACCTTTACCATGCCAAGTCAGCCACTTATTCGAAGATTTGCGGTAATAGTAAAAGAATGGAAGATGGAAAAACTCGTACAAACAATAATTATTTGGAGCTGTTATAG